From a single Streptomyces sp. NBC_01264 genomic region:
- the paaC gene encoding 1,2-phenylacetyl-CoA epoxidase subunit PaaC: MTSTETDTTTASSAVTAALALGDDALILSHRLAEWAGHAPVLEEEVALANIALDLLGQARVLLSTAGDEDELAYLREERSFRNLQLVEQPNGDFAHTIARQLYFSLYQHELYGEIALGDGPFAPLAAKAVKETAYHRDHAEQWTLRLGDGTEESRRRMRAGLDGLWKYTGEMFQPVAGLEPLDWAALEGRWLAALGDVLERAGLELPQGPRQGAWAAGAGRQGLHTESFGRLLAEMQHLHRSHPGASW, encoded by the coding sequence GTGACGAGCACCGAGACGGACACGACGACGGCGAGCTCCGCCGTGACGGCGGCGCTGGCCCTCGGCGACGACGCGCTGATCCTTTCGCACCGCCTCGCCGAGTGGGCTGGCCACGCGCCCGTCCTGGAGGAGGAGGTCGCCCTGGCCAACATCGCCCTCGACCTCCTCGGCCAGGCCCGCGTCCTGCTGTCGACGGCCGGCGACGAGGACGAGCTGGCCTACCTCCGCGAGGAGCGGTCCTTCCGCAACCTCCAGCTGGTCGAGCAGCCGAACGGCGACTTCGCCCACACCATCGCGCGCCAGCTCTACTTCTCGCTCTACCAGCACGAGCTCTACGGGGAGATCGCCCTCGGCGACGGCCCGTTCGCACCGCTCGCCGCCAAGGCGGTCAAGGAGACCGCCTACCACCGCGACCACGCCGAGCAGTGGACGCTGCGGCTCGGCGACGGCACCGAGGAGAGCCGGCGCCGGATGCGCGCCGGCCTGGACGGACTGTGGAAGTACACCGGAGAGATGTTCCAGCCGGTGGCCGGGCTCGAGCCGCTCGACTGGGCCGCCCTGGAAGGCCGTTGGCTGGCCGCGCTCGGCGACGTACTGGAGCGCGCCGGACTGGAGCTGCCCCAGGGCCCCCGGCAGGGCGCCTGGGCCGCCGGAGCCGGCCGGCAGGGACTGCACACCGAGTCCTTCGGCCGACTGCTCGCGGAGATGCAGCACCTGCACCGCAGCCACCCGGGGGCATCGTGGTGA
- the paaB gene encoding 1,2-phenylacetyl-CoA epoxidase subunit PaaB, with product MTQNWPLWEVFVRSRRGLSHTHAGSLHAPDAEMALRNARDLYTRRGEGISIWVVPSTEITASSPDERDPFFAPSADKPYRHPTFYEIPEGVQHL from the coding sequence ATGACGCAGAACTGGCCCCTGTGGGAGGTGTTCGTCCGCTCGCGGCGCGGCCTCTCACACACGCACGCGGGCAGCCTGCACGCCCCCGACGCGGAGATGGCCCTGCGCAACGCCCGCGATCTCTACACCCGGCGCGGCGAGGGCATCTCCATCTGGGTGGTGCCCTCCACGGAGATCACCGCCTCCTCCCCGGACGAGCGGGACCCGTTCTTCGCCCCGTCCGCCGACAAGCCGTACCGGCACCCCACCTTCTACGAGATCCCCGAGGGGGTGCAGCACCTGTGA